A single region of the Lotus japonicus ecotype B-129 chromosome 4, LjGifu_v1.2 genome encodes:
- the LOC130712756 gene encoding uncharacterized protein LOC130712756, translating into MALIEKAGLMKTVLHVGRYFERLVKEFVVNLSVEVGLLESDEYKKVYVREKRVKFSPDVINKAFGRSATAVADEEPSLDVVAKELTAEQVQKWPKKKLLSTGNLSVKLIYKIGNMVPIDFGTFVFEHTLKHAETCVVKLPISFSSLITEIILQQHPKIVRDDEEAMPKGAPITLDHHLFFGPHVPDIDVPSSKTFASAPMTKSGRRAIIDELQVKVDELLLKLEEEEDQEGEPSAANAADADASTDEEEGFDENEEETGEESSSDD; encoded by the exons ATGGCACTCATTGAGAAGGCTGGCCTGATGAAAACTGTTCTACATGTTGGTAGATATTTTGAGAGGCTTGTGAAGGAATTTGTGGTGAATTTGTCTGTGGAAGTGGGACTTCTTGAGAGTGATGAATACAAGAAGGTGTATGTCAGGGAAAAACGTGTGAAGTTTTCTCCTGATGTGATCAACAAGGCATTTGGAAGAAGTGCTACTGCAGTTGCTGATGAAGAACCATCCTTGGATGTGGTTGCCAAGGAACTTACAGCTGAGCAAGTTCAGAAATGGCCCAagaagaagttgttgtccaCAGGGAATCTCAGCGTGAA GTTAATTTACAAGATTGGTAATATGGTTCCTATTGATTTTGGTACTTTTGTTTTTGAACATACCTTGAAGCATGCCGAGACATGTGTTGTGAAGTTGCCTATCTCTTTCTCATCTCTGATCACAGAGATCATTCTGCAACAGCATCCCAAGATTGTCAGGGATGATGAGGAGGCCATGCCCAAAGGTGCTCCTATCACCTTGGATCATCATTTGTTCTTTGGGCCTCATGTCCCAGACATTGATGTGCCATCCAGCAAGACATTTGCTTCTGCTCCAATGACTAAGTCTGGAAGGAGGGCTATTATTGATGAATTGCAG GTCAAGGTGGATGAGTTGTTGCTGAAGCTTGAAGAGGAAGAGGACCAAGAGGGTGAGCCAAGTGCTGCAAATGCTGCTGATGCAGATGCAAgcactgatgaagaggaaggatttgatgagaatgaagaagaaactGGGGAGGAATCCAGTTCTGATGATTAG